The following proteins come from a genomic window of Lolium rigidum isolate FL_2022 chromosome 5, APGP_CSIRO_Lrig_0.1, whole genome shotgun sequence:
- the LOC124654274 gene encoding dehydration-responsive element-binding protein 1H-like, whose protein sequence is MDMGLEVSTSSTTSSSSASATSDHSRVMAPAKRPAGRTKFRETRHPVYRGVRRRGNAGRWVCEVRVPGKRGARLWLGTYATAEAAARANDAAMLALGGSSASCLNFADSAWLLAVPSAVADLADVRRAAVEAVEDFQRREAASVPPAAEEPTSSDSSAPSSPDNAGSSETSAHGEPDGSDMFRLDLFPEIDLGSYYMSLAEALLMDPPPMATANGSSWDNGDCGDGAADFSLWTY, encoded by the coding sequence ATGGACATGGGCCTTGAGGTCTCCACCTCTTCCACCACCTCTTCATCGTCGGCCTCGGCCACGTCCGACCACAGCAGGGTGATGGCGCCAGCGAAGCGCCCTGCGGGGCGCACCAAGTTCCGGGAGACGCGGCACCCGGTGTACCGCGGCGTGCGGCGCCGGGGCAACGCCGgccggtgggtgtgcgaggtgcgCGTCCCCGGCAAGCGCGGTGCACGGCTCTGGCTTGGCACCTACGCCACCGCCGAGGCCGCCGCGCGGGCCAACGACGCCGCCATGCTGGCGCTCGGAGGAAGCTCCGCCTCGTGCCTCAACTTCGCCGACTCCGCCTGGCTTCTCGCCGTGCCGTCCGCGGTCGCCGACCTCGCCGACGTCCGACGCGCCGCGGTCGAGGCCGTCGAGGATTTCCAGCGCCGGGAGGCCGCCAGCGTCCCTCCCGCCGCCGAGGAGCCCACTTCTAGCGATTCCTCGGCACCGTCGTCGCCTGACAATGCCGGTTCGTCGGAAACGTCTGCCCATGGAGAGCCCGATGGCAGCGATATGTTCAGGCTTGACTTATTCCCGGAAATAGACTTGGGCTCGTACTACATGAGCCTGGCGGAGGCCCTGCTCATGGACCCGCCGCCGATGGCCACCGCCAACGGCTCGTCCTGGGACAACGGAGACTGCGGCGACGGTGCAGCCGACTTCTCGCTCTGGACCTACTAG